One genomic region from Neoarius graeffei isolate fNeoGra1 chromosome 4, fNeoGra1.pri, whole genome shotgun sequence encodes:
- the hyal2a gene encoding hyaluronidase-2, producing MAHWFLFKWKFWLLVPIVLDSFTDAQNRKPTRWPLYQDKPLLLAWNAPTEDCRPRHGIHFQLDQFQIVASPNEGFTKQNLTIFYKDRLGLYPYFNFDNNPVNGGLPQIASVTQHLEKMPQDMDRYIPNQAAKGLAVIDWEEWRPLWIRNWDTKNIYRNQSQLLVSKKNPLWDQAHVKKVAQQEFEMSGRNFMLKSLQLAKSLRPNQLWGFYLFPDCYNHDYLKSLVSYTGRCPDPEIARNDKLRWLWTDSTALFPSVYIGSVLRSTEFARQFVRNRVKEGMRVASLSSNLAIPVFVYVRPTYANELTLLTEIDLVSTIGESVALGAAGIILWGDANYASSRVSCSSLAEYVQGPLGRYLLNVSSAAEQCSHSVCGSRGRCMRRKPDSDSYLHLDPQNQRIMVKEKRLVVEGHMGPEELKRLNEDFICQCFSGYQGYNCELQDPQYGKGQGHKLHVSWSCCLLFLLLMLLK from the exons ATGGCTCACTGGTTTCTGTTTAAATGGAAATTCTGGTTACTCGTTCCAATAGTATTGGACTCTTTCACTGATGCCCAAAATAGGAAACCTACAAGATGGCCTTTGTACCAGGATAAGCCTTTGCTGCTAGCCTGGAATGCCCCCACTGAGGACTGCCGGCCACGCCACGGCATTCATTTTCAGCTGGACCAGTTCCAGATTGTGGCTTCACCCAATGAGGGTTTCACCAAACAGAACCTCACAATTTTCTACAAGGATCGGCTCGGCCTGTACCCGTATTTTAATTTTGACAACAATCCGGTCAATGGTGGCCTTCCTCAAATTGCCAGCGTGACCCAACACCTTGAGAAGATGCCCCAAGACATGGATAGATACATTCCTAACCAAGCAGCAAAAGGCCTTGCTGTCATCGACTGGGAAGAGTGGCGCCCCCTTTGGATTCGGAACTGGGATACCAAGAACATCTACAGAAACCAGTCACAGCTCTTGGTGTCCAAAAAGAACCCACTGTGGGACCAGGCCCATGTGAAGAAAGTGGCCCAGCaggagtttgagatgtcaggccgCAATTTTATGCTTAAATCCCTGCAGCTAGCTAAAAGTCTGCGTCCAAATCAGCTGTGGGGATTCTACCTGTTCCCTGACTGCTACAACCATGATTACCTCAAAAGTCTGGTGAGCTACACGGGCCGCTGTCCAGACCCAGAGATAGCAAGGAATGACAAGTTGAGGTGGCTGTGGACAGACAGTACGGCTCTTTTTCCGTCTGTCTACATAGGTTCAGTGCTGCGTTCTACTGAATTTGCTCGCCAGTTTGTTCGGAACAGAGTCAAAGAGGGCATGAGAGTGGCATCTCTGAGCTCTAACCTAGCAATTCCAGTGTTCGTGTATGTCCGTCCCACATACGCTAATGAACTGACGCTGCTTACTGAG ATTGACCTGGTCTCCACCATTGGAGAAAGTGTGGCACTGGGTGCTGCTGGCATTATACTCTGGGGAGATGCCAATTATGCAAGCAGCAGA GTGAGCTGTAGCAGTCTGGCTGAGTATGTCCAGGGACCGCTGGGCCGTTATCTCCTTAATGTTTCCAGTGCCGCTGAACAGTGTAGTCACTCAGTGTGTGGCTCCCGTGGCCGCTGTATGCGCAGAAAACCTGACTCAGATTCGTATTTGCACCTGGATCCTCAGAACCAGAGAATTATGGTGAAGGAGAAACGCCTGGTTGTCGAAGGACACATGGGGCCTGAGGAGCTAAAACGCCTGAATGAGGATTTTATCTGCCAGTGTTTTAGCGGCTATCAAGGGTATAACTGTGAGCTGCAGGATCCCCAGTATGGCAAAGGACAGGGGCACAAACTGCATGTATCGTGGAGTTGCTGTCTTCTCTTTTTGCTGCTTATGTTACTGAAATGA